The sequence AGAGAAAGATTATGATAATAATTTTTTTGCAAAATTTCTAAATATAAATGGATATAAAAATGCTGTTAAGATAGCAGTTAAGAGAATAGCAGAAGCATTATCTTTGCTAAGTAAATTTATTTCGTATCCTATTGTTGCTATTGCAGCCAATAAAGTAAGAGGAAAAGATAAAGCAAAAGGTGTTAAAATTATCTCTTTAAAAGAAAATCCGGCAAACCTTAAAATTAAAGAGGCTAAAAATCTAACTGAAAGAATTAAAATACTTAAAAATAAAGCCTCAATAATTATATGAGGCTGAATAAGTTCTAAAAGATTAAATCTCAAGCCTACATCTATAAAAAATATAGGAATTAAAAATCCATATCCAAAAGAAGATAATTTATGAATTATATCTTCTTTTTCTTTAAACAAAGCAGAAAAAATCATACCACCGAAAAATGCTCCTATAACAGGCTCAAGACCAAGTAATACTGCAAGGGAAACAAATATGAACATATTTGATATATTCATTCTTACAGATATTTCAGAAATTCCTTCACTTTTAAGAACTGATATTATCTTTTCCGGATACCACCAAACCAAAAGCTTAAACAATTTCAAAAGTAAATACACAAAAGTAAAAAAAGCATATATCTTAATCAGATGTAGCAATGTTTCCATAGAAAAACCATTTTTAGCTATTACAAAATATATAGTTATGAATATTA is a genomic window of Venenivibrio stagnispumantis containing:
- a CDS encoding cation:proton antiporter, translated to MHTTEALLILVVSLGAFLMPFISKKINIPSSVAEIFFGLIIGLFFSEIFKQTEIVKFLGELGFIILMYLAGMEINFELIKKLKTKTKLIFLLTNFLIVIFSFITVLYFNLPNIYGLVILTTAIGLLFPILKDLNLLSTNFGQALLVIGGIGEVLSLIFITIYFVIAKNGFSMETLLHLIKIYAFFTFVYLLLKLFKLLVWWYPEKIISVLKSEGISEISVRMNISNMFIFVSLAVLLGLEPVIGAFFGGMIFSALFKEKEDIIHKLSSFGYGFLIPIFFIDVGLRFNLLELIQPHIIIEALFLSILILSVRFLASLILRFAGFSFKEIILTPFALSFPLTLLAAIATIGYEINLLSKDNASAILLTAILTAFLYPFIFRNFAKKLLS